A stretch of the Paenibacillus dendritiformis genome encodes the following:
- a CDS encoding UbiA-like polyprenyltransferase → MFKKVRIFLEMIKIEHTLFALPFAFMGAILGSMVMDNRFPTLAEWGWILMAMVGARSAAMALNRLIDAAIDAKNPRTANRAIPAGLLKAGEVILFTAVSFGLLFWAAANLQPLAVYLLPIAVFMLVFYSFTKRFTWLCHFILGLTIALAPLGGWVAVTNEVNWTSIIFYLTVACWTTGFDIIYACQDYEFDRKEGLKSIPARFGIAKALWIARGFHIVTAMGFLLLLFLTQLSWWYIIGTIIASGLLIYEHMLVKPYDLSRTNTAFFTLNGILSIVVFAFTLLDLAVSS, encoded by the coding sequence ATGTTTAAAAAAGTGCGTATTTTCCTGGAAATGATAAAAATCGAACATACGTTATTCGCGCTGCCGTTTGCGTTCATGGGCGCCATCCTCGGTTCCATGGTTATGGATAACCGCTTCCCTACGCTGGCCGAATGGGGTTGGATTCTGATGGCCATGGTCGGAGCGCGAAGCGCGGCGATGGCGTTGAACCGGCTCATCGACGCCGCCATCGACGCCAAAAATCCGCGCACGGCTAACCGCGCCATTCCGGCGGGCCTGCTTAAGGCGGGGGAAGTGATACTATTCACGGCCGTATCGTTCGGATTGCTGTTCTGGGCAGCCGCCAATTTGCAGCCGCTGGCTGTTTATTTATTGCCGATTGCCGTCTTTATGCTTGTCTTTTATTCATTCACGAAGCGGTTTACATGGCTGTGCCACTTTATTCTTGGCTTGACGATCGCTCTCGCTCCGCTAGGGGGCTGGGTTGCGGTCACGAATGAGGTGAACTGGACTTCTATTATTTTTTATTTGACCGTGGCTTGCTGGACGACGGGCTTTGATATCATCTATGCTTGCCAGGATTACGAATTCGATCGCAAGGAAGGCTTGAAATCGATTCCCGCCCGGTTCGGCATTGCGAAGGCATTGTGGATAGCGCGCGGGTTTCACATTGTGACGGCGATGGGGTTCCTGCTGCTGCTGTTCCTCACGCAGTTGAGCTGGTGGTATATTATCGGCACGATCATCGCCTCCGGCTTGCTCATTTATGAGCATATGCTGGTCAAGCCGTATGATTTGAGCCGGACGAACACCGCATTCTTCACGCTGAACGGCATTTTGAGCATTGTCGTATTCGCCTTCACCTTGCTGGATTTGGCGGTGAGCTCATGA